A single genomic interval of Spinacia oleracea cultivar Varoflay chromosome 6, BTI_SOV_V1, whole genome shotgun sequence harbors:
- the LOC110789392 gene encoding uncharacterized protein, whose protein sequence is MASFSLSSGNLFLRSAGKSRIMVAKLTKDVHSSVVETKDWEVVEIVGTNTSYDSLDIFGCKIKGQDLNRIAINLCKSRLWVNMEGISFIRLGVMSLSLHVVFYQSNELFDWARYGVKKTDPNTAKSDDDGKSLEDLKKELKEYKDKLKEKEKEIKEGKSAEDFKKIEKELKDKKDEVLKFTKDGKQKDSDIIKLKDDLKKSNDKNKEHQKTAKKTKDDLDAKIKKLEGTITNNSSAITQYDQVLHKWRRPVLSIRFNTLSSYNSNLYYSPDLNSMPTYKPVDEIVLNRYPSGINVWVSSGSFEKDNWWFIKRKDENGSYESLFAFYGGVYDNTSTTYGGTSINVKIPYSNGATFRSNVRFLVVALRGYGSVFGFCY, encoded by the exons ATGGCAAGCTTCAGCCTAAGCTCCGGGAACCTTTTCCTGCGAAGTGCCGGGAAAAGCCGAATTATGGTAGCGAAATTGACAAAAGACGTTCACTCGAGCGTCGTCGAAACGAAGGATTGGGAGGTTGTGGAAATTGTAGGAACCAATACGAGCTACGATAGTTTGGATATCTTTGGTTGTAAGATCAAAGGACAAGATCTTAACAGAATAGCCATTAATCTTTGTAAATCGCGATTATGGGTCAATATGGAAGGAATTAGTTTCATAAGATTGGGAGTCATGAGCTTATCGTTACATGTAGTGTTTTATCAGAGCAACGAGTTGTTCGATTGGGCTCGATATGGTGTGAAGAAAACAGATCCTAACACCGCGAAGAGCGACGACGATGGCAAGAGCTTGGAGGACTTGAAGAAAGAGCTGAAGGAGTACAAAGACAAGCTGAAAGAAAAGGAGAAGGAAATCAAGGAAGGAAAATCTGCTGAGGATTTTAAGAAGATCGAGAAGGAACTGAAAGACAAGAAAGATGAAGTTTTAAAGTTCACAAAAGATGGGAAGCAAAAAGATTCAGATATCATTAAATTGAAGGACGATCTTAAGAAATCGAACGATAAAAATAAGGAACATCAAAAGACAGCAAAGAAAACTAAGGATGATCTAGACGCGAAAATCAAGAAATTGGAAG GTACCATAACAAATAATTCGTCAGCTATTACGCAGTACGATCAGGTTTTACACAAATGGAGACGTCCTGTTTTGTCAATAAGATTTAACACGTTGAGTTCATACAattcgaatttgtattattcgCCGGATCTGAATAGTATGCCAACTTACAAACCAGTTGATGAAATTGTTCTGAATAGATATCCTAGTGGTATTAATGTATGGGTTAGTAGTGGTTCATTCGAAAAGGATAACTGGTGGTTCATCAAAAGAAAAGATGAAAACGGAAGCTACGAATCGTTGTTCGCGTTCTATGGAGGTGTTTATGATAATACTTCAACAACATATGGTGGAACAAGTATTAATGTCAAAATACCTTATAGTAATGGAGCAACATTTAGGTCTAATGTTCGTTTTCTTGTTGTTGCTTTGCGCGGATATGGTTCTGTTTTCGGGTTTTGCTATTAA